The Tetrapisispora phaffii CBS 4417 chromosome 5, complete genome genome segment tattttgatcCATAAAAGTcatctaatttattataatccAAATCATATTCTTtactttcaaaattaaatctaCTATTATGTGCATTTGAAGCTGAACTCGGTCTTAACACAGACGATCTCTGTTGGAATGAATGCAATGGAGTTGCGTTATTTGGCTTCGAAGCTGGTTGACTTGGAAAAGGAAGACCATTTAACTTTTGTTTATAGTGATATGATATTGGAGTGCCTGGAGTAGATATGGGTTTAGATGGAGAATGCAATTGTGAAGCCggtgataataaaaaggtAGAAGATAGTGAATTAGCCGatgatttttcttttacaGTCTGCGGTTGAACGGTTGCTGCAGAACTCAAAGGCAATTGTCTATTATAAGATCTCTGCTTTtgtttgtttatttttaaagaattataaGGGCTTCTTGATAAAGTATGAGTAAATGTTAGATTTGGATTTGGATTTTTCTCTgaaaattgattattaaaTAGATTAGTACCAGCTTCAGAATTTAACGAATAGTCTCCATTATTGCTATTATTGGAATGTTGATAACCACTGAAAAGCAGATTACTTGGTGTTATTAATCGTGAATGGCTTGGAGactcttcttcatcattatcGGGATGTttcttaaattttaattcagTGTATGGTCGGAGCGGTGATAATAATCCAGGattattttgttgtttatcatttctgtttttattactttttGGACTGTTAGATATATCAGACTCTGCGATATCAGAcatctcttcttcttcaattcttGGCGTATGAAGTTGAAGAGTCTTTGCATCCAACAAAAATTCTAAATCTGCTGGAGCTGATTCTGTTCTTCTATGTGCCTGGAATGACCCTGGCTTAGCCCGAAGAGCATCATCTAAATTGATTATAGCATCCGGAACGCCTTCGAATGGAGACGAAAATGTTGGCTCCTCACTAGCAAAAAATCTAGGACTCTGAAATGGATTCTGACCACTGCTCAACATATTATTCTCACTACTACCTCCACTATTCTGCAAAGCTGAATGTTGCTCACTAATGTAAAGTTTAGGAGGCTCGTGGCTCGAGacttttgaatattgaaGAGACTGGGCACTTAAAGGAGGTTGCAATAACTCAGGGGAATCTTGGCCTTGAAGTTGTTGTGgttgtttcaaaaattcaaagtCTCCCGAGATTGCAAAAGAGCGCTTATGGCGATGGCCTCTTCTTGAAGGTGTCATTGCAGTATCTTGACTTGCAAACTTAGGAGCAGATACTGTCAAATTTTGAGTATCCAGCATATGTAAAAAATatctcaattttttttctgaATGTAAAACGAATGTAAAAAGGGGGAAAACCTTATTAAAATtgcaaaaatatttttttagttGCGAATAACGAATGACTTAAAGTTAGGTATAAGTAATACCAATGAATTACAATAGTTtaaattgttattattgtgTAGTTGTGTAACACAATAATTATGTAACACTATTGccttttttttattttcccTCAGTACACTGAAACGTATATCTGAAACGTATCTCCTCAATGGTTGGAATGAGACAATACAAAATGAAGCAACGTCTATGATTAGTCTCAAAACTTGGTTAGAAAGTAAATGAAAGGGACTACAACTAAtgcaaaaaatttaattaaagtaAAACAATGTATGTATCGATTTTTAACCTCCTATTAAATTATGGGGACCCCGTGAACAGTTCCTCCTTTCAAAACCAGCAATAGATTAGGATCCGTAATTATATACAACGTATATGCTAACTTTGGGCTACTTGAAAGAATCAAATTAACCAAATTAAACACTTTTATATGtctcaaatatatatagataaatgtaaattgttgttgtaaAAATCCACATATCTTTTAAGAGTAatagaatatttataacaCGACACgtaaaaaatgttttacAGTGAAAAATTCAGAAAGGCTAAGATGTTTAAAGAGCACAAAAGGTTAAATTAAACAGGGTTAAATGTGAAGCATATATAAGGTtttaatacttttaatcaaattgttttatcaaGGAATAAATAGGAATGGAGGTTGCTTCGTTTTTTGaattacttttattttgaGATCCTATCATAGCTACAAGTGCAAAATTTACCATGTCGTTTAAGAATAGATTGACAGTACTGCTGAATGAAAAAGATACGTTTGATGAGT includes the following:
- the LRE1 gene encoding Lre1p (similar to Saccharomyces cerevisiae LRE1 (YCL051W) and HLR1 (YDR528W); ancestral locus Anc_1.15) gives rise to the protein MLDTQNLTVSAPKFASQDTAMTPSRRGHRHKRSFAISGDFEFLKQPQQLQGQDSPELLQPPLSAQSLQYSKVSSHEPPKLYISEQHSALQNSGGSSENNMLSSGQNPFQSPRFFASEEPTFSSPFEGVPDAIINLDDALRAKPGSFQAHRRTESAPADLEFLLDAKTLQLHTPRIEEEEMSDIAESDISNSPKSNKNRNDKQQNNPGLLSPLRPYTELKFKKHPDNDEEESPSHSRLITPSNLLFSGYQHSNNSNNGDYSLNSEAGTNLFNNQFSEKNPNPNLTFTHTLSRSPYNSLKINKQKQRSYNRQLPLSSAATVQPQTVKEKSSANSLSSTFLLSPASQLHSPSKPISTPGTPISYHYKQKLNGLPFPSQPASKPNNATPLHSFQQRSSVLRPSSASNAHNSRFNFESKEYDLDYNKLDDFYGSKYENYDNKDLMNNNSRFESQKEAVKSNKNEDIYLSEDLLLGEPGAMVDLSSTTSPVKGITKAFDSLKIDSAHINSNDMYINSGDSSKISLSSSLYDSDKIPTTIANKTINKSNPPKNRDTQKSSSDKIETDFTKDDHRSVSDTALLMKKINLSQD